The following proteins are encoded in a genomic region of Leucoraja erinacea ecotype New England chromosome 21, Leri_hhj_1, whole genome shotgun sequence:
- the LOC129707300 gene encoding E3 ubiquitin-protein ligase Itchy-like produces the protein MATNGANSASVSNHATKSQLGIKVICAKLKENKKNWFGPSPYVEVAVDGQSKKTEKLTNTHNPKWKQQVTVIITPFSLITFRVWSHQTLKSDVLLGSATLDICETLKSNNMKFENVVIKLPLNNDREIVDGGELIVSLDGLTVDPEVLTNGDFTAATTNSTSDGSRCGSEAFILNPSSANGDAISQEGSVDSGSAGEHNVNGRGTPSPSPNSMPIRPPRPLRPPPPVPSRPDTIPVYENGYSVPMENGSSSATVPTVTNTVPSTSATNLSEPPPSLAPPTESISPGDLALSRVSKGPLPPGWEQRADQQGRFYFVDHIEKRTTWERPQPLPPGWERRVDERHRIYYVDHITRTTTWQRPTVESVRNFEQWQSQRNQLQGAMQQFNQRFIYSYPEPVVPAEFDPLGPLSSGWEKRTDNNGRMYFVNHITRTTQWEDPRTEGILNEKPLPDGWEMRFTVDGAPYFVDHNRRTTTYIDPRTGKSALSNGPNIAYVRDFRSKVSYFRFWCQQLAAPQHIKITVTRKTLFEDSFQQIMSFNPQDLRRRLWIIFPGEEGLDYGGVAREWFFLLSHEVLNPMYCLFEYAGKESYCLQINPASYINPDHLKYFRFIGRFIAMALFHGKFIDTGFSLPFYKRILNKAIVTKDLESIDPEFYNSLIWIRENKLEECGLEMYFSVDKEILGEIQTQELKPDGNNILVTEENKEEYIGLVAEWRLSRGVEEQTQAFLEGFNEVLPLHYLQSFDAKELEVLLCGMQEIDLNDWQRNAIYRNYTRNNKQIIWFWQIVKEMDNEKRMRLLQFVTGTCRLPVGGFTDLMGSNGPQKFCIEKVGKENWLPRSHTCFNRLDLPPYKSYEQLKEKLLFAIEETEGFGQE, from the exons ATGGCCACAAATGGTGCAAATTCTGCTTCAGTAAGCAACCACGCAACAAAATCACAACTTGGGATAAAA GTCATTTGTGCAAAACTCAAGGAAAATAAGAAGAACTGGTTTGGGCCCAGTCCCTATGTGGAAGTGGCAGTTGATGGCCAGTCAAAGAAAACTGAGAAACTTACCAACACACACAACCCCAAGTGGAAACAGCAAGTCACAGT GATTATAACACCGTTCAGCTTGATCACTTTTAGGGTATGGAGCCATCAGACTCTGAAATCAGATGTCCTGCTGGGATCAGCCACTCTGGATATCTGTGAGACGTTAAAATCTAATAATATGAAAT TTGAAAACGTGGTTATAAAGTTACCACTCAACAATGACCGTGAGATTGTGGACGGTGGTGAGCTTATTGTATCCCTGGATGGATTAACTGTAGATCCTGAAGTCCTGACAAATGGAGATTTTACAGCTGCAACAA CCAACTCGACAAGTGATGGTTCCCGGTGTGGTAGTGAGGCATTTATACTTAATCCCTCCAG TGCAAATGGTGACGCCATCTCACAAGAAGGCTCGGTGGACTCTGGCTCTGCTGGTGAACATAACGTAAATGGCAGAGGTACTCCATCACCGTCTCCAAACTCAATGCCCATAAGGCCACCGAGACCCTTACGGCCTCCACCTCCTGTCCCTTCCAGACCTGACACTATACCAG TGTATGAAAATGGGTATTCGGTTCCGATGGAGAATGGGTCCTCATCCGCTACCGTCCCAACTGTCACAAACACTGTGCCTTCGACGTCTGCTACAAACTTGTCAGAACCACCACCCAGCCTAGCACCACCAACTGAATCCATATCTCCCGGTGATCTTGCACTAAGCAGAGTGAGCAAGGGTCCACTTCCACCTGG CTGGGAGCAGAGGGCGGATCAACAGGGTAGATTCTATTTTGTAGATCACATTGAGAAGCGAACAACCTGGGAAAGACCACAACCATTACCTCCAGG CTGGGAGCGGAGGGTGGACGAGAGGCACAGGATTTACTACGTTGACCACATTACTCGGACCACCACGTGGCAGCGGCCTACAGTGGAGTCTGTCAGGAACTTTGAGCAATGGCAGTCACAGAGAAATCAGCTTCAGGGAGCCATGCAGCAGTTCAACCAGAGATTTATTTATTCG tATCCTGAGCCAGTGGTGCCTGCTGAATTTGACCCTCTTGGCCCGTTGTCATCAGGATGGG AAAAGAGAACAGACAACAATGGCAGAATGTACTTTGTAAACCACATAACACGTACCACTCAGTGGGAGGATCCTAGGACAGAAGG AATTCTCAATGAAAAGCCCTTGCCAGATGGATGGGAGATGCGGTTTACAGTCGACGGTGCTCCATACTTTGTGGATCATAATAGAAGAACAACAACATACATTGACCCACGTACTGGCAAGTCAGCACT ATCGAACGGTCCAAACATCGCGTATGTCCGTGATTTCAGATCCAAAGTCTCCTATTTCAGGTTCTGGTGTCAG caacTGGCTGCGCCTCAGCACATAAAAATAACTGTGACCAGGAAAACTTTGTTTGAGGATTCGTTTCAGCAG ATCATGAGCTTCAATCCTCAAGACCTGCGAAGGAGGTTATGGATCATTTTCCCCGGAGAGGAAGGCTTAGATTATGGAGGTGTGGCAAG ggaaTGGTTCTTCCTACTGTCCCATGAAGTTTTGAACCCCATGTATTGCCTCTTTGAGTATGCTGGGAAGGAAAGTTATTGCTTGCAAATAAATCCTGCATCTTACATCAACCCAGATCATCTGAAGTACTTCCGATTCATCGGTCGTTTCATAGCCATG GCATTATTTCATGGGAAATTCATTGACACTGGATTCTCTCTGCCATTTTACAAACGGATTCTGAACAAAGCAATAGTAACCAAAGACTTGGAATCTATCGATCCGGAATTTTACAATTCCCTCATTTGGATAAG GGAGAACAAACTGGAAGAATGTGGTCTGGAAATGTATTTCTCAGTTGACAAAGAAATTTTAGGTGAAATACAAACACAAGAGCTGAAACCTGATGGCAATAATATACTGGTGACTGAGGAAAACAAAGAGGAGTACATTGG ACTTGTAGCTGAGTGGAGACTATCGCGTGGCGTTGAAGAACAGACGCAGGCATTCCTGGAGGGCTTTAATGAAGTGCTTCCTTTACACTATCTTCAGTCATTCGATGCCAAAGAATTGGAG GTGCTACTTTGTGGAATGCAAGAGATTGATTTGAATGATTGGCAGAGAAATGCAATTTATCGGAACTACACCAGAAACAACAAACAAATAATCTGGTTTTGGCAG ATTGTGAAAGAAATGGACAACGAGAAACGAATGCGTCTGCTGCAGTTTGTCACTGGGACGTGCCGCCTTCCGGTCGGTGGCTTTACAGATCTCATGG
- the LOC129707301 gene encoding uncharacterized protein LOC129707301, whose translation MRSVTMGMVVIEVKYKTDSGLFNLGRLQAVTKVKETVISDYAFADDCAPNASTEQKMQHKMGCLSRACDNLGLTISSKKTDVMYQPAPAMPYQEPHITVKRQELLAVDNFTYLGSTLSRALNIDAELNNRISKTSAALADFVKMFGRGLGVPTKMKVHREKVVLTTFLYACETWTVYSRHAKQLNHFHLRCLRRLLHITWQDKIPDTEDLQWAGIPSVYTLLQKAQARWAAMSSECQTVGCQNSCCTENCVGASAQLGGRRNASKCPSQTLTSI comes from the coding sequence ATGCGTTCTGTGACTATGGGGATGGTAGTCATAGAAGTCAAGTACAAGACTGACAGTGGGTTATTCAACCTCGGGCGCCTACAGGCTGTTACAAAGGTGAAGGAGACCGTCATCAGCGACTACGCATTCGCTGATGATTGCGCCCCCAACGCCAGCACAGAGCAGAAGATGCAGCACAAAATGGGCTGCCTCTCACGAGCCTGCGACAACTTAGGTCTCACCATCAGCAGTAAAAAGACTGACGTTATGTACCAGCCTGCACCTGCAATGCCCTACCAAGAGCCACACATCACAGTAAAGAGGCAGGAGCTACTGGCAGTCGATAATTTCACCTATCTCGGCAGCACACTCTCACGAGCATTAAACATAGATGCAGAGCTCAACAACAGGATCTCCAAGACCAGCGCTGCCTTGGCAGACTTCGTGAAAATGTTTGGGAGAGGACTCGGCGTTCCCACCAAGATGAAGGTCCACCGTGAGAAGGTAGTTCTCACTACCTTCCTCTATGCCTGTGAGACCTGGACTGTCTACAGCAGACACGCCAAGCAGCTCAACCACTTTCACTTACGCTGTCTCCGCAGACTCCTCCACATTACGTGGCAGGACAAAATCCCGGACACGGAAGACCTGCAATGGGCCGGCATCCCCAGCGTCTACACCCTCCTTCAGAAAGCCCAAGCCAGATGGGCTGCCATGTCATCCGAATGCCAGACTGTCGGCTGCCAAAACAGCTGTTGTACGGAGAACTGTGTCGGGGCAAGTGCTCAGTTGGGGGGCAGAAGAAACGCCTCAAAGTGTCCCTCACAGAccttaacatcaatctga